The following are encoded together in the Rhabdothermincola salaria genome:
- a CDS encoding SDR family NAD(P)-dependent oxidoreductase, whose product MSTTDRRLDGRVAVITGAGDGIGHGIARRFAQEGARVLVAEIDDEKGAAVAEALTRDFGTEAEFLHTDATTKADNEAMVGRAVERWGGIDILVNNAWGGDRAGFKRVDKMPDSAMEHAWHMNAMGPLWAMQAAFPTMRAAGYGRIVNICSLNGVNAHMGTVHYNATKEALRTITRTAAREWAAFGITANAICPGAKTAAFRAFQERNPEMAAQSEAANPMGRLGDPETDIAPVAFFLASEDSRYVTGNTLFAGGGSHINGTVWVPDLGDD is encoded by the coding sequence ATGAGCACCACGGATCGACGACTCGACGGGCGGGTGGCCGTCATCACCGGGGCGGGCGACGGCATCGGGCACGGGATCGCTCGGCGCTTCGCCCAGGAGGGCGCCCGCGTGCTGGTGGCCGAGATCGACGACGAGAAGGGCGCGGCGGTCGCCGAGGCGCTCACCCGGGACTTCGGCACCGAGGCCGAGTTCCTGCACACCGACGCCACGACGAAGGCAGACAACGAGGCGATGGTGGGGCGGGCCGTGGAGCGCTGGGGTGGGATCGACATCCTGGTCAACAACGCATGGGGCGGTGATCGGGCGGGGTTCAAGCGAGTGGACAAGATGCCGGACTCGGCCATGGAGCACGCCTGGCACATGAACGCCATGGGGCCGCTGTGGGCCATGCAGGCTGCCTTCCCCACCATGCGGGCGGCCGGCTACGGGCGCATCGTCAACATCTGCTCGCTGAACGGTGTCAACGCTCACATGGGCACCGTGCACTACAACGCCACCAAGGAAGCGCTGCGCACCATCACCCGGACGGCTGCGCGTGAGTGGGCGGCGTTCGGCATCACCGCCAACGCGATCTGCCCCGGCGCCAAGACGGCGGCGTTCCGGGCGTTCCAGGAGCGGAACCCCGAGATGGCCGCCCAGTCCGAAGCGGCGAACCCCATGGGCCGTCTGGGCGATCCCGAGACCGACATCGCCCCGGTGGCGTTCTTCCTGGCCAGCGAGGACAGCCGCTACGTCACCGGCAACACCCTGTTCGCCGGCGGCGGCAGCCACATCAACGGCACCGTGTGGGTGCCCGACCTCGGCGACGACTGA
- a CDS encoding SDR family NAD(P)-dependent oxidoreductase has translation MGRIQDKVAVITGAGDGIGHGIARRFAQEGARVLVAEIDDEKGAAVAEELTRDFGTEAEFLHTDATLEADNNAMIARAVERWGTVDILVNNAWGGDKAGLKRVDKMPTDAMFHAINMKLMGPFWAMQAAFPHMKAQGWGRVISLCSLNGVNAHMGSVHYNSSAEGLRTLTRTAAREWAGFGITANSICPGAKTAAFRAFEQMAPDVAAASEAANPMGHLGDPETDIAPVALFLASEDSRYITGNTLYADGGSHINGAVWVPDLDED, from the coding sequence ATGGGTCGTATCCAGGACAAGGTCGCGGTCATCACCGGGGCGGGCGACGGCATCGGGCACGGGATCGCCCGGCGCTTCGCCCAGGAGGGCGCCCGGGTGCTGGTGGCCGAGATCGACGACGAGAAGGGCGCGGCGGTCGCCGAGGAGCTCACCCGGGACTTCGGCACCGAGGCCGAGTTCCTCCACACCGACGCCACCCTCGAGGCCGACAACAACGCCATGATCGCCAGGGCGGTCGAGCGGTGGGGGACGGTCGACATCTTGGTGAACAACGCCTGGGGCGGCGACAAGGCCGGCCTCAAGCGAGTGGACAAGATGCCCACCGACGCCATGTTCCACGCCATCAACATGAAGCTGATGGGCCCGTTCTGGGCCATGCAGGCCGCCTTCCCCCACATGAAGGCCCAGGGCTGGGGGCGCGTCATCAGCCTCTGCTCGCTCAACGGGGTGAACGCCCACATGGGGTCGGTGCACTACAACTCCTCGGCCGAGGGTCTGCGCACCCTCACCCGCACGGCCGCTCGTGAGTGGGCCGGCTTCGGCATCACCGCCAACTCGATCTGCCCCGGTGCCAAGACGGCCGCCTTTCGGGCGTTCGAGCAGATGGCGCCCGATGTGGCCGCCGCTTCCGAAGCAGCCAACCCCATGGGGCACCTCGGCGATCCCGAGACCGACATCGCCCCGGTGGCGCTGTTCCTGGCCAGCGAGGACAGCCGCTACATCACCGGCAACACCCTCTACGCCGACGGCGGCAGCCACATCAACGGCGCCGTCTGGGTGCCCGACCTCGACGAGGACTGA
- a CDS encoding amidohydrolase family protein, translating into MDIPRIISVDDHVVEPPNLWLDRLPAKYQDRAPRVVREKVRMSLVGGYTFETGVPDGVECDVWYYDDLKYPFTRLSAAVGAEVVKNEPTTFDQIRKGCYDQEARLADMDANHVEASICFPNILPRFCGQTFLERDDKELALLCVKAYNDWMIEEWCAGPGKDRLIPLTMIPLWDVDLAVAEVRRCADLGSHNITFSENPVPLGLPSVHSGHWDPLFAVCEETDTVINMHIGSSSKMPSTAPDAPFIISSTLTFQNAMGSVLDYTFGGVFDRFPDLRVAYSEGQAGWLPYVLERADKLWEERLLDDTGFGSKLPQPPSTYMKSNIWYCIFDDETAMANRDVIGIDRLTFEVDYPHADSTFPHTKDVAERMAAKAGLNDHEIYRFFRGNAIELYHLDRYHGITE; encoded by the coding sequence ATGGACATCCCACGGATCATCTCGGTCGACGACCACGTCGTGGAGCCCCCGAACCTGTGGCTCGACCGGTTGCCGGCGAAGTACCAGGACCGCGCTCCCCGGGTGGTGCGCGAGAAGGTGCGCATGAGCCTCGTCGGCGGCTACACGTTCGAGACCGGCGTGCCCGACGGCGTCGAGTGCGACGTCTGGTACTACGACGACCTCAAGTACCCGTTCACCCGCCTGTCGGCCGCCGTGGGGGCCGAGGTGGTGAAGAACGAGCCGACCACCTTCGACCAGATCCGCAAGGGCTGCTACGACCAGGAGGCCCGTCTGGCCGACATGGACGCCAACCACGTCGAGGCGTCCATCTGCTTCCCGAACATCCTGCCCCGCTTCTGCGGCCAGACGTTCCTGGAGCGTGACGACAAGGAGCTGGCCCTGCTCTGCGTCAAGGCCTACAACGACTGGATGATCGAGGAGTGGTGCGCCGGTCCGGGCAAGGACCGCCTCATCCCGCTCACCATGATCCCGTTGTGGGACGTCGACCTCGCCGTGGCCGAGGTGCGTCGGTGCGCCGACCTGGGCAGCCACAACATCACCTTCTCCGAGAACCCCGTGCCGCTCGGTCTGCCGTCGGTGCACTCCGGCCACTGGGATCCGCTCTTCGCGGTGTGCGAGGAGACCGACACGGTCATCAACATGCACATCGGCTCGTCGTCCAAGATGCCCTCCACGGCCCCCGACGCCCCGTTCATCATCAGCTCCACGCTGACCTTCCAGAACGCCATGGGCTCGGTGCTCGACTACACCTTCGGCGGCGTCTTCGACCGCTTCCCCGACCTGCGGGTGGCCTACAGCGAGGGCCAGGCCGGCTGGCTGCCCTACGTGCTCGAGCGGGCCGACAAGCTCTGGGAGGAGCGCCTCCTCGACGACACCGGCTTCGGGTCGAAGCTGCCCCAGCCGCCGTCGACCTACATGAAGAGCAACATCTGGTACTGCATCTTCGACGACGAGACGGCCATGGCCAACCGTGACGTGATCGGTATCGACCGGCTCACCTTCGAGGTCGACTACCCCCATGCCGACTCCACGTTCCCGCACACCAAGGACGTCGCCGAGCGCATGGCGGCCAAGGCCGGTCTGAACGACCACGAGATCTACCGGTTCTTCCGGGGCAACGCCATCGAGCTGTACCACCTCGACCGTTACCACGGCATCACCGAGTAG